In Lactococcus garvieae subsp. garvieae, the following proteins share a genomic window:
- the ssb gene encoding single-stranded DNA-binding protein translates to MINNVVLVGRVVRDPELRYTPQNTAVATFTIAVNRRFKNAQGEREADFINCVIWRQSAENLANWAKKGALIGVTGSIQVRNYENKEGQRVYVTEVLADNFQMLESRAAREGGSGSYSAPQQQQSQNRPFAGSNSSAGNATPDFGRDADPFGGSPMEISDDDLPF, encoded by the coding sequence ATGATTAATAATGTTGTTTTGGTCGGACGCGTTGTGCGTGACCCTGAACTGCGATATACACCGCAAAATACTGCGGTTGCTACATTTACGATTGCTGTTAACCGTCGTTTTAAAAACGCGCAAGGCGAACGTGAAGCTGATTTCATTAACTGTGTCATCTGGCGTCAATCTGCTGAAAACTTGGCAAATTGGGCTAAAAAAGGTGCCTTGATTGGTGTAACAGGTAGTATTCAAGTGCGAAATTATGAGAACAAAGAAGGTCAACGTGTTTACGTGACTGAAGTATTGGCTGATAACTTCCAAATGCTTGAGAGTCGTGCCGCACGTGAAGGTGGCTCTGGTTCATATTCTGCACCACAGCAACAACAATCACAAAATCGTCCTTTTGCTGGCTCTAACAGCTCAGCAGGAAATGCAACACCTGATTTTGGTCGTGATGCAGATCCATTTGGTGGCTCACCAATGGAAATCTCAGATGATGATCTTCCATTCTAA
- a CDS encoding chorismate mutase — protein MTLEKTRKEIDALDDQIIVLLERRMSLVEEVITAKAEENREVYDSDREHFIFEKIKKRTEKPQYEPAIHSIYKEIMKRSREYQEKNRFK, from the coding sequence ATGACTTTAGAAAAAACCCGTAAAGAAATTGATGCACTAGACGATCAAATTATTGTGCTTTTAGAAAGACGTATGTCCTTGGTCGAAGAGGTAATCACAGCTAAGGCAGAAGAAAATAGAGAGGTCTACGATTCTGATCGAGAACACTTTATTTTCGAAAAGATAAAAAAAAGGACAGAGAAACCCCAATACGAGCCTGCTATCCATTCTATCTATAAAGAAATTATGAAACGTTCCCGAGAATATCAAGAAAAAAATCGCTTTAAATAG
- the recX gene encoding recombination regulator RecX codes for MIKIKEITKLKKLYKVTLTEPFSYKEWEEAKDKIYVCEDTIVKYMLTRDKAFSPAELEQLLTFDNFAQGKSLALYFISFKARTTSEVKKYLSDHNIHPLQVEEIIDNLTTNGLLNDRAYIESYIQGKVRTASAGPYQIKQKLYLKGLDLQLIDEGIAQVFNEEKQIDVAVTLAEKIVRQKASRLTLQQLKQKVTQGLTAKGFSYAISAVALESLELEADEENELELLYTELDKSARKYSRKYEGYELKQRITQALARKGFDFSDISSAIRDYDFEEE; via the coding sequence ATGATAAAAATCAAGGAAATCACAAAACTCAAAAAGCTTTACAAAGTTACACTGACAGAGCCTTTTTCCTATAAAGAATGGGAGGAAGCTAAAGATAAAATTTATGTCTGTGAGGATACAATTGTAAAATACATGCTGACTAGGGACAAAGCCTTTTCTCCAGCTGAACTGGAGCAGCTCTTAACTTTTGACAATTTTGCACAAGGCAAATCTCTGGCACTTTACTTTATTTCCTTCAAAGCTCGAACAACATCAGAAGTAAAAAAATATCTCTCTGACCATAATATCCACCCCCTTCAAGTAGAGGAGATCATTGACAACCTTACCACAAACGGCCTCCTCAACGACCGCGCTTATATCGAAAGTTATATTCAGGGAAAAGTTCGCACAGCAAGTGCCGGCCCTTATCAGATAAAACAAAAGCTCTACCTCAAGGGACTTGATTTGCAACTTATTGATGAAGGAATAGCCCAAGTCTTTAATGAAGAAAAACAAATTGACGTGGCTGTCACTCTGGCGGAAAAAATAGTCCGCCAAAAAGCAAGTCGTCTCACTCTACAACAGCTTAAACAAAAAGTCACACAAGGACTCACTGCTAAGGGTTTTTCCTATGCCATTAGCGCCGTAGCGCTTGAAAGCTTAGAACTTGAAGCAGATGAAGAAAATGAGCTGGAACTTCTTTACACCGAACTCGACAAAAGCGCACGTAAATACAGTAGAAAATACGAAGGCTATGAACTTAAGCAACGCATAACCCAGGCCTTGGCCCGTAAAGGCTTTGACTTTAGTGATATTTCTAGCGCCATTCGAGACTATGATTTTGAAGAGGAATAA
- the dnaX gene encoding DNA polymerase III subunit gamma/tau, which translates to MAYQALYRKYRSQRFDEMVGQEVVATTLKNAIVNGQISHAYLFSGPRGTGKTSAAKIFAKAINCPNQKEGEPCNTCDICQAITQGSLEDVIELDAASNNGVDEIREIRDKSTYAASRANYKVYIIDEVHMLSTGAFNALLKTLEEPTDNVVFVLATTELQKIPATIISRVQRFAFKAITTHDIRQHLAEVLADEKIEFEDAALDVIAKSAEGGMRDALSLLDQALSFSDGKLAEKDALLVTGSIANEALVSYVAALATSDGPTALDTLEKIFLEGKNMLRFTEDLLTYFRDLLLRGDNEIPRPRLYQWINIAIESLKIIKETTQSKIAADVMTMRLVDTGAYSSVEPKELPESLNHELQALKAEVAELKAKLAETGSQTVVSTVSQEVQIKQQVKTKTVTEKYTVNQDLVFKALKEATNEARQAVYGAWPEIVSSFTKPSDRALINNTAPVAASSNFVVVTFPHGNLAKRVTENENLQLTFGNLMSSILGFSPEIIALAEQDWQAVRQEYVLSLKKGEQHVIKDTESEPEAEEALVSKAKEFFGEKVKVIND; encoded by the coding sequence ATGGCTTACCAAGCTTTATATAGAAAATACCGTAGTCAAAGATTTGATGAGATGGTTGGCCAAGAAGTGGTGGCCACAACCTTAAAGAATGCTATCGTTAATGGGCAGATTTCTCATGCCTATCTTTTTAGTGGCCCGCGTGGGACAGGGAAAACTTCCGCCGCAAAAATTTTTGCCAAAGCAATCAACTGCCCGAATCAAAAAGAGGGAGAGCCTTGTAACACTTGTGATATTTGTCAGGCCATTACCCAAGGGAGCCTTGAAGATGTGATTGAACTTGATGCCGCTTCAAATAATGGGGTGGACGAAATCCGTGAGATTCGCGATAAATCAACTTATGCAGCGAGTCGCGCAAATTATAAGGTTTATATTATCGATGAAGTTCATATGTTGTCAACGGGGGCATTCAACGCTTTGCTGAAAACCTTAGAAGAACCTACAGATAATGTTGTCTTTGTTTTAGCAACAACTGAGCTTCAAAAAATTCCGGCAACAATTATTAGCCGTGTGCAAAGATTTGCTTTTAAAGCAATTACAACGCATGATATTCGTCAGCATTTAGCAGAAGTTTTAGCAGATGAGAAGATTGAGTTTGAAGATGCGGCACTGGATGTTATTGCAAAATCTGCTGAGGGAGGAATGCGTGATGCGTTGAGTTTATTGGATCAGGCCTTAAGCTTTTCTGATGGCAAGCTTGCAGAGAAGGATGCTCTCTTAGTGACAGGTTCCATTGCCAATGAAGCGCTTGTCTCTTATGTTGCAGCTTTGGCAACTTCAGATGGACCAACTGCACTTGATACCTTAGAGAAAATTTTTCTTGAAGGGAAAAATATGTTGCGCTTTACGGAAGATCTCTTAACTTATTTCCGTGATTTGCTTTTGAGGGGAGACAATGAAATCCCACGTCCCCGTCTTTACCAATGGATCAACATTGCGATTGAGTCTCTAAAAATTATTAAAGAAACGACCCAGAGCAAAATTGCTGCTGATGTGATGACAATGCGTCTTGTGGATACAGGAGCTTATTCATCTGTTGAACCTAAAGAACTTCCGGAAAGTTTGAACCATGAGCTTCAAGCCTTAAAAGCAGAAGTTGCAGAGTTAAAAGCTAAATTGGCAGAAACGGGAAGCCAAACTGTGGTATCCACTGTCAGTCAAGAAGTTCAAATTAAGCAGCAAGTGAAAACAAAAACAGTGACTGAAAAGTACACTGTAAATCAAGATTTGGTTTTTAAAGCTCTAAAGGAAGCGACCAACGAAGCACGCCAAGCAGTTTATGGTGCATGGCCTGAGATTGTTTCTAGCTTTACCAAACCTTCAGATCGTGCCTTAATCAATAATACCGCACCTGTGGCAGCCTCAAGTAATTTTGTGGTGGTTACTTTTCCTCATGGTAATTTAGCCAAGCGCGTTACAGAAAATGAAAACCTACAGTTAACTTTTGGCAATTTAATGTCATCAATACTGGGATTTTCGCCCGAGATTATTGCTTTAGCAGAGCAAGATTGGCAGGCTGTACGTCAAGAGTATGTCTTAAGCCTTAAAAAAGGAGAGCAGCATGTGATAAAAGACACGGAATCTGAGCCAGAAGCAGAAGAAGCCCTTGTCAGTAAGGCCAAAGAATTTTTTGGTGAAAAAGTGAAAGTAATTAATGACTAA
- the rpsR gene encoding 30S ribosomal protein S18 — translation MAFQKRGGFKRRKKVDFIAANKIEVVDYKDTELLKRFISERGKILPRRVTGTSAKNQRKVVTAIKRARVMALLPFVASDEN, via the coding sequence ATGGCTTTTCAAAAACGTGGTGGCTTCAAACGCCGTAAAAAAGTTGACTTTATCGCAGCTAACAAAATCGAAGTTGTTGATTACAAAGACACTGAACTCTTGAAACGTTTTATCTCAGAACGTGGTAAAATCTTGCCACGTCGCGTAACTGGTACTTCAGCTAAAAATCAACGTAAAGTGGTTACAGCTATCAAACGCGCACGTGTTATGGCTCTCTTGCCATTCGTAGCTTCTGACGAAAACTAA
- the rpsF gene encoding 30S ribosomal protein S6, which translates to MTKYEILYIIRPNIEEEAKKALVERFDSILTDNGAANLESKDWETRKLAYEIQDFREGIYHIVTLEAATDSEALSEFDRLAKINGDILRHMITKVEA; encoded by the coding sequence ATGACAAAATACGAAATTCTTTATATTATTCGTCCAAACATTGAAGAAGAAGCAAAGAAAGCCCTCGTTGAACGTTTCGATAGTATCTTGACTGACAACGGTGCTGCTAATCTTGAGTCTAAAGACTGGGAAACACGCAAACTCGCTTACGAAATTCAAGACTTCCGCGAAGGTATCTACCACATCGTAACTCTTGAAGCTGCTACTGATTCAGAAGCTTTGAGCGAATTTGACCGTCTTGCTAAGATTAACGGCGACATTCTTCGTCACATGATCACTAAAGTAGAAGCTTAA
- a CDS encoding DUF960 domain-containing protein, with amino-acid sequence MAFTETKGRYASYGTVSSIPGEIIDSFWFIIDNQLKGVIPLEPLINFELLNQKGLLSVKFSQPHNPLTLTVDFQYPFNNSWPRHFHAVDNNGKETIISSQER; translated from the coding sequence ATGGCATTTACTGAAACAAAAGGACGCTATGCAAGCTATGGAACTGTCTCTAGTATTCCTGGTGAAATCATTGACAGTTTTTGGTTCATCATTGACAATCAGCTAAAAGGCGTTATCCCGCTTGAGCCCCTTATCAATTTTGAATTACTCAACCAAAAAGGACTGCTCTCTGTGAAATTTTCACAGCCTCACAATCCTTTAACTCTTACGGTTGATTTCCAATATCCTTTTAATAATTCTTGGCCTCGGCATTTCCATGCTGTTGATAATAATGGTAAAGAAACCATTATCTCTTCACAAGAACGTTAA
- a CDS encoding DUF2089 family protein, whose product MDWFFNLEEEEQEFIKQFIFASGSLKELAQYYGVSYPTVRLRIDRLIEKIGLNDSKKDSFEVSIMQMVIDEKVSLSSAKEIIKKHREI is encoded by the coding sequence ATGGATTGGTTTTTTAATCTGGAAGAAGAAGAACAAGAATTTATCAAGCAATTTATTTTTGCATCGGGTTCTTTAAAAGAGTTGGCCCAGTATTATGGGGTGAGTTATCCTACTGTGCGGTTGCGTATAGATCGGTTAATTGAGAAAATAGGTCTGAATGACAGTAAAAAGGATTCCTTTGAAGTAAGTATTATGCAAATGGTTATCGATGAAAAAGTGAGTCTGAGTAGTGCCAAAGAGATTATAAAAAAACATAGGGAGATTTGA
- a CDS encoding GAF domain-containing protein, whose product MNKSEKIEGYELLNLQLKGLLSAQNYTLSNLSNASALLNDFLPNQVFVGFYLYNGEQLILGPFQGGVSCVEIKLGAGVCGEAAEKRQTLIVDNVKEHKNYISCDSRALSEIVVPLIKDGELKGVLDLDASETSFYDDVDQKYLEEFCHILSEMTDWKFF is encoded by the coding sequence ATGAATAAAAGCGAAAAAATTGAAGGATATGAACTCCTTAATCTACAACTGAAAGGTTTACTTTCAGCACAAAACTATACATTATCAAATCTCTCCAATGCATCAGCTCTTCTCAATGACTTCTTACCTAATCAAGTCTTTGTAGGGTTTTATTTGTACAACGGCGAACAACTTATTTTAGGTCCTTTTCAAGGTGGGGTTTCTTGTGTCGAAATAAAGTTAGGCGCTGGAGTATGTGGTGAAGCCGCAGAGAAACGTCAAACATTAATTGTGGACAATGTTAAAGAACATAAAAACTATATTTCATGTGACAGCCGAGCGCTGTCAGAAATTGTAGTACCGCTCATTAAAGACGGCGAATTAAAAGGTGTTTTAGATTTGGATGCTTCAGAAACTTCCTTTTATGATGACGTCGATCAAAAATATCTTGAAGAATTCTGCCACATTTTGTCAGAGATGACGGATTGGAAATTTTTTTGA
- a CDS encoding metallophosphoesterase, producing MTWIIILLFCLLAYGIFLEPHFMRVRQVRISNTTGLKVAHFTDTHFNWHTHPRRFLKFAKHIRKTRPDLILFTGDLFDKVNWAQAHDVDKVKEILAELEAPLGKFAILGNHDFSYEGHAHYIRTFLEEAGFTVLTNQSLMSGPVSLTGLDDLREGQPNFSMVPEQGKFSILMIHEPDTILQVEFPEKYDLVVAGHSHGGQIRLGNLRLRNDGSKMYDSGLYTLGIHTKLFVNAGIGLTFLPIRFGVPPEIVYYEI from the coding sequence ATGACATGGATTATAATTTTACTTTTTTGCCTTTTGGCTTATGGGATTTTCCTTGAACCGCATTTTATGCGTGTGCGACAAGTGAGAATTTCAAACACAACTGGGCTGAAAGTGGCACACTTTACAGATACACACTTTAATTGGCATACACATCCACGCCGCTTTTTAAAATTTGCAAAACACATAAGAAAAACACGACCTGATTTGATCTTGTTCACAGGTGACTTATTTGATAAAGTCAATTGGGCGCAAGCGCATGATGTTGATAAAGTAAAAGAAATTTTAGCAGAACTTGAAGCACCTTTAGGAAAATTTGCGATTTTGGGCAATCATGATTTTTCGTATGAAGGGCACGCGCACTATATAAGAACTTTTTTAGAGGAAGCAGGTTTTACTGTACTTACCAATCAATCGCTCATGTCAGGACCAGTATCATTAACGGGGCTTGATGATTTACGTGAAGGGCAACCAAATTTTAGTATGGTTCCTGAGCAAGGAAAGTTTTCGATTTTAATGATTCATGAGCCGGATACCATTTTACAAGTAGAATTTCCTGAAAAATATGATTTAGTCGTTGCAGGACATAGTCATGGTGGGCAAATTCGTCTTGGTAATTTGCGGTTACGTAATGATGGGTCAAAGATGTATGATTCTGGTCTTTATACCTTAGGAATACATACAAAACTTTTTGTAAATGCCGGTATCGGGTTAACCTTTTTACCAATCAGGTTTGGTGTTCCCCCAGAAATCGTCTATTATGAAATTTAA
- a CDS encoding amino acid permease: MDNTSNNEATPSTQVKRGLKHRHLTMIALGGTIGTGLFVASGATISQAGPLGALVAYVAIGLMVFFLMTSLGEMASYLPVSGSFASFADRYVDKAFGFAMGWNYWFNSAITVAVEAATVGVIMQFWLPHVPTWIWSTIVIALILLVNLISAKAYGEAEFWMATIKVIAVIAFIVIGLATIFGVMTYKPDVARNLSAGGNHGFVGGIGGMIAVFMIAGFSFQGTEIVGIAAGESENPEKNVPSAIKQVFWRIIIFYFLSIFVIGALVYYKDPSLLRAATQSDITVSPFTLVFERAGLAAAASVMNAVILTSVISSANSWLYAASRMLFGMAKEGHAPKVFAKTNTSNGVPIYAILATVAIGLLAFLTSIFGTEIYFYLVAASGLSGFLAWIGIAICHFRFRRAFIKQGHKLSELGYHAKWFPIGPIIALILSIIIVIGQITTVTMNAQSIITTYLALPLFLILYFSYKIVKKTKLIPLEEVDLSREID, translated from the coding sequence ATGGACAATACTTCAAATAATGAGGCCACGCCATCCACGCAAGTCAAACGTGGCCTTAAACATCGTCACTTAACAATGATTGCCTTAGGAGGAACTATTGGTACCGGCCTATTTGTTGCATCAGGCGCAACGATTTCTCAAGCTGGACCTTTAGGTGCATTAGTTGCCTATGTCGCTATTGGACTCATGGTTTTCTTCCTTATGACGTCTCTAGGAGAAATGGCTTCCTATCTTCCAGTATCTGGCTCTTTTGCTTCTTTCGCTGACCGCTATGTAGATAAAGCTTTTGGCTTTGCTATGGGTTGGAACTATTGGTTTAACTCCGCAATTACTGTGGCGGTTGAGGCGGCTACAGTTGGTGTCATTATGCAATTTTGGTTGCCCCATGTGCCTACATGGATATGGTCAACTATCGTGATTGCGCTTATCCTCTTGGTTAACCTTATTTCAGCTAAGGCCTATGGTGAAGCAGAATTTTGGATGGCGACAATTAAAGTCATCGCTGTTATCGCCTTTATCGTGATTGGTCTCGCAACAATTTTTGGGGTTATGACTTATAAGCCAGATGTGGCACGCAATCTTTCTGCCGGAGGAAATCATGGTTTTGTCGGTGGTATTGGAGGTATGATTGCTGTCTTCATGATTGCAGGTTTCTCTTTCCAAGGTACAGAAATCGTTGGTATTGCAGCCGGCGAGTCAGAAAACCCTGAGAAAAATGTACCTTCAGCGATTAAGCAAGTTTTTTGGCGGATTATTATTTTCTATTTCCTCTCAATATTCGTAATCGGTGCCTTGGTTTACTATAAAGATCCAAGTCTCCTCCGTGCAGCGACCCAAAGTGACATTACTGTTTCTCCATTTACCTTGGTATTTGAACGTGCTGGCTTAGCCGCTGCTGCATCTGTTATGAATGCTGTCATTTTAACCTCCGTTATTTCCTCTGCCAATTCTTGGTTATATGCTGCTTCCCGCATGCTTTTTGGCATGGCAAAAGAAGGGCATGCGCCGAAAGTCTTCGCTAAAACAAATACAAGCAACGGTGTGCCAATTTATGCAATTTTAGCGACTGTTGCCATCGGTCTTTTGGCCTTCTTAACAAGTATCTTCGGAACTGAGATTTATTTCTATTTGGTTGCCGCTTCTGGTTTGTCCGGCTTCTTGGCTTGGATTGGAATTGCTATCTGTCACTTCCGCTTCCGCCGTGCTTTTATTAAGCAAGGCCATAAACTTTCTGAGTTAGGCTACCATGCCAAATGGTTCCCTATTGGACCAATTATCGCTCTTATTCTTTCAATCATTATCGTTATCGGGCAAATTACTACTGTAACGATGAATGCGCAAAGCATCATCACGACCTATCTTGCTTTACCACTCTTCTTGATTTTATATTTCTCTTACAAAATCGTGAAGAAAACAAAACTCATTCCGCTTGAAGAAGTCGATTTAAGCCGCGAGATTGATTAA
- the glnA gene encoding type I glutamate--ammonia ligase: MGITAANIRRDVKEKNIKFLRLMFTDILGTLKNVEVPATDEQLDKLFDNKMMFDGSSIEGFVRINESDMYLYPDWDTWIIFPWGDEYGKVAGVICDVYTAEGQPFPGDPRGVLKRNLNNMEKLGFKKFNLGPEPEFFLFKLDENQEPTLEVNDKGGYFDLAPTDLAGNTRREIVNVLTDLGFEVEASHHEVAVGQHEIDFKYADALKACDNIQIFKLVVKTIARKHGLHATFMAKPKFGINGSGMHCNMSLFTEDGQNAFYDEAGDMGLSEAANYFIGGLLKHAYNYTAITNPTVNSYKRLVPGYEAPVYIAWAGRNRSPLIRVPASRGMSTRVELRSVDPSANPYLTMAVLLASGLDGIENKITAPEAVEANIYVMTESERKAHGITDLPSTLHNAVKALREDEVVTAALGEHVLVNFVEAKKIEWASYAQFVSQWEIDNYLELY; this comes from the coding sequence ATGGGAATCACAGCAGCAAACATCCGTCGTGATGTCAAAGAAAAAAATATTAAGTTTCTACGCCTAATGTTTACCGACATTTTAGGAACGCTTAAAAACGTAGAAGTTCCAGCAACTGACGAACAGTTAGACAAACTTTTTGACAACAAGATGATGTTTGATGGCAGTTCAATTGAAGGTTTTGTCCGTATCAATGAATCAGATATGTACCTCTATCCAGATTGGGACACATGGATTATCTTCCCTTGGGGAGATGAGTATGGAAAAGTAGCTGGCGTTATTTGTGATGTTTATACAGCAGAAGGACAACCTTTCCCAGGAGATCCACGTGGTGTATTGAAGCGTAATCTTAACAATATGGAAAAATTGGGCTTTAAAAAATTCAATCTTGGTCCAGAACCTGAATTTTTCCTCTTCAAGCTTGATGAAAATCAAGAACCCACACTGGAAGTAAACGATAAAGGTGGATATTTTGATCTGGCACCGACCGATTTGGCTGGAAATACACGTCGCGAAATTGTAAATGTTCTTACTGATCTCGGTTTTGAAGTAGAAGCAAGTCACCATGAAGTAGCTGTTGGGCAACACGAGATCGACTTCAAGTATGCCGATGCTTTGAAAGCTTGTGATAATATTCAAATCTTTAAACTTGTCGTGAAAACTATCGCGCGTAAACATGGTTTACACGCAACCTTTATGGCCAAACCTAAGTTTGGTATCAATGGATCCGGTATGCACTGCAACATGTCGCTCTTCACAGAAGATGGGCAAAATGCTTTTTATGATGAAGCAGGTGATATGGGACTTTCGGAAGCTGCAAATTACTTTATTGGTGGTTTACTTAAGCATGCTTATAACTATACCGCAATCACGAACCCAACAGTGAATAGCTACAAACGTTTAGTCCCTGGATATGAAGCTCCTGTTTACATCGCCTGGGCTGGACGTAACCGCTCACCGCTGATTCGCGTACCCGCATCTCGTGGAATGTCTACACGTGTTGAGCTTCGCTCAGTAGATCCATCAGCCAATCCTTATTTGACAATGGCTGTTCTCCTTGCCTCTGGTCTTGATGGGATTGAAAATAAAATCACCGCACCAGAAGCTGTGGAAGCGAATATTTATGTAATGACCGAAAGTGAACGTAAAGCACATGGTATTACAGACCTGCCTTCTACTTTGCATAATGCTGTGAAAGCATTACGTGAAGATGAAGTAGTAACGGCTGCTTTAGGTGAGCATGTTTTGGTTAACTTTGTGGAAGCCAAGAAAATCGAATGGGCGAGCTATGCACAATTTGTAAGCCAATGGGAAATCGATAACTATTTGGAACTTTACTAA
- a CDS encoding MurR/RpiR family transcriptional regulator has product MTQSLITRINSYYDNLSKSDQAISNYLIENMDSAARLSIQEFAKNTKVSTATISRFAKKIGFDSFQDLKLAIHSTEKFKSDNFFSELSPEDSYKDILAKNFTSNISSLNATLQLIESETLEKVMNILLSAKTCGFFGLGGSNAVALIAYHKFLRMPLQTVYHQDFHYQQMLASKLTEKDCAFVISHTGKNKDTLKIVDILKNNHVPVIAITSFANSALVKKSDLALISIAEEISFRPEAVASTVSQISLLDAIFLMYGMKAQDTIEDTLENIREVISQTRLN; this is encoded by the coding sequence ATGACACAATCTCTCATCACACGTATCAACTCTTATTACGATAACCTCAGTAAATCTGATCAAGCCATTTCAAATTACTTGATTGAAAATATGGACAGTGCCGCGCGCTTATCCATTCAAGAATTTGCAAAGAATACGAAAGTCTCTACTGCAACCATTTCGCGGTTTGCCAAAAAAATCGGCTTTGATTCATTCCAAGATTTAAAGTTAGCTATCCATAGTACTGAAAAATTTAAATCCGACAACTTTTTCAGTGAACTATCGCCAGAAGACAGCTATAAAGATATTCTTGCCAAGAACTTTACCAGTAATATTTCTTCTCTCAATGCCACCTTGCAACTGATAGAGAGCGAAACATTGGAGAAGGTTATGAATATCCTCTTATCCGCCAAAACATGTGGTTTTTTTGGTCTTGGTGGCTCTAATGCCGTTGCTTTAATTGCTTACCATAAATTTTTGCGTATGCCACTGCAAACGGTATATCATCAGGATTTTCATTACCAACAAATGTTGGCTTCTAAGCTGACGGAAAAAGACTGTGCTTTCGTTATTTCACATACCGGAAAAAACAAAGATACACTGAAGATCGTTGATATTTTGAAGAACAATCACGTCCCTGTGATTGCCATCACATCATTTGCCAACTCAGCCTTGGTGAAAAAAAGCGACCTGGCACTTATTTCAATAGCTGAAGAAATATCTTTTCGGCCTGAAGCTGTCGCTTCAACCGTCTCTCAAATTAGTCTTCTAGATGCAATCTTTTTGATGTACGGCATGAAAGCTCAGGATACAATCGAAGATACTTTAGAAAATATTCGAGAAGTAATCAGCCAAACCCGTTTAAATTAA